A genomic window from Candidatus Woesearchaeota archaeon includes:
- a CDS encoding cupredoxin domain-containing protein → MKKMLIILALLTVSLLAACQSRIVSDDITGGVVGVADYGAAKEEYMGDELVIVKEFHVVADKSIYRPKILEVDKGDYVRIIFYASNSNHGFVLPAYGINEFLEEDNYKTVEFVADQAGEFTFFSNVYSGPGTKDMKGTLVVNE, encoded by the coding sequence ATGAAAAAAATGCTTATTATTCTTGCGCTTCTTACAGTGAGTCTTCTCGCTGCGTGCCAAAGCCGCATCGTCAGTGATGATATTACTGGTGGTGTTGTAGGAGTAGCAGATTATGGGGCTGCGAAAGAAGAATATATGGGGGACGAACTTGTTATCGTCAAAGAATTCCATGTGGTCGCAGACAAGTCCATTTACAGACCAAAAATATTGGAAGTTGATAAGGGAGATTATGTAAGAATAATCTTTTATGCAAGTAATAGTAATCACGGCTTTGTCCTTCCAGCGTATGGTATTAATGAATTCCTTGAAGAAGACAATTATAAAACAGTAGAATTTGTTGCAGATCAAGCAGGTGAATTCACGTTCTTTTCGAATGTCTATTCTGGTCCAGGAACAAAAGATATGAAAGGAACATTAGTGGTGAATGAATAA